CCATGAATGAGCATTTTAACAAACTCGTCCATAGGAGATCTATCTTAAAGTCGGACTTTTTCTTATTAAATAAGTCAAAAACTGTCTCGATTTCAATACCTTCGAATTTTTTTAATTTTTTTCGATGGATAATTACGAAAAACAAGACCGCTCATTCGGAGTCTAATTTTTAATATGTTTAGTCAAAAAGCGATCCAGCGAATTGGCAAATTGTTCAGCATCTCGCTGAGTAAAAGGTGGAGGCCCGCCCGTCTCTACCCCCATCTGCCTTAGATCCGTCATGAAATCTCTCACAGAAAGACGTTGTCTAATATTAGCTTCCGTATAAAGCTCCCCTCGAGGATTGAGGGCATAGGCATTTTTCTTAACACATAAATCTGCCAAGGGGATATCGGCCGTAATCACTAAGTCACCTTCTTCGAGCAATTCGACAATTTTCATATCTGCAACATCCGCCCCTTGCCCGACCAAAATCGACGAAACAAACTTAGAGTTCACAGGCTTAATATATTGATTAGCAACCTGTACTAAATAAACTTTTTTTCTTTCAGCTGCGCGAAAAAGATGTCT
The sequence above is a segment of the Lentisphaera araneosa HTCC2155 genome. Coding sequences within it:
- a CDS encoding YaiI/YqxD family protein; the protein is MKIYIDADACPQLVKRHLFRAAERKKVYLVQVANQYIKPVNSKFVSSILVGQGADVADMKIVELLEEGDLVITADIPLADLCVKKNAYALNPRGELYTEANIRQRLSVRDFMTDLRQMGVETGGPPPFTQRDAEQFANSLDRFLTKHIKN